Genomic segment of Acidobacteriota bacterium:
CAGGCGGCGGATGCACTCCTCCTTCTCTTCTTGAGTGGCGCGCGTCAGCTCGACCTCTTTTTCCTCCGAACTTTCTTCGGGCTCTTTGGCCAGAAAGGTATTGACTCCGACGATGGGCAGTCGGCCGGAATGCTTGAGCTGCTCGTATTTGAGGGAATCGTCCTGGATCTGTCCCCGCTGGTACTGCAGCTCCATGGCGCCCAACACGCCTCCCCGCTCGGTCAGGCGGTCGAACTCCTCGAGCACTTCTTCTTCAACCAGATCGGTCAGCTCCTCGATGATGAAGCTGCCCTGGGTGGCGTTTTCGCACTTGGTGAGGCCGAACTCGCGGTTGATGATCAACTGGATGGCCATGGCCCGGCGCACCGATTCCTGGGTGGGAGTGGTAATGGCCTCGTCGTAGGCGTTGGTATGCAGGCTTTGGGCGTTGTCGTAGATGGCCAGCAGGGCTTGCAGGGTGGTGCGGATGTCGTTGAACTCGATCTCCTGGGCATGCAGGCTGCGCCCGCTGGTCTGGATGTGGTACTTGAGCTTCTGGCTGCGCTCGTTTCCGTTGTAGAGGCGCTTCATGGCCACCGACCAGACGCGCCTGGCCACCCGGCCGATGACGCTGTATTCGGCGTCCATCCCGTTGCTGAAGAAGAAGCTCAAGTTGGGGGCGAAGGCGTCGATGTCCATGCCCCGCGAGAGGTAGTACTCGACGTAGGTGAATCCGTTGGCCAGGGTATAGGCCAACTGGTGGATGGGATTGGCTCCCGCCTCGGCGATGTGGTAGCCGCTGATGGAGACGCTGTAGAAGTTGCGCACCTTGTGGTCGATGAAGTACTGCTGGACGTCGCCCATCATGCGCAGGGCGAACTCGGTGGAGAAAATGCAGGTGTTCTGTCCCTGGTCCTCCTTGAGGATGTCGGCCTGTACCGTTCCCCTCACCTGGGAAAGGGTTTTCTCGTGTACTTGACGATACTCTTCGTCGCTCAGCAGCGCCCGCGTTTCTTGCCAGGTGGCGCCGCGCTCGGCGTCGGGCTGCAAGCATTCCTCGGGTCCGATGTCAAGGCGTCCCTGGCTGCGCAGGAAGAGCCGGCACTGCTGACGCACCGCCGCGGTCATGAAAAAGGCCAGGATGGTGGGAGCGGGACCGTTGATGGTCATCGACACCGAGGTCTTGGGATCGCACAGGTCGAAGCCGGCGTAGAGCCGCTCGGCCTCTTCTACCGTGAAGACGCTCACTCCGCTCTCGCCGATCTTGCCATAGATGTCGGGACGCCGGTCGGGCTCTTCGCCGTAGAGGGTGATGGAGTCGAAGGCCGTCGAGAGCCTCTTGGCGGGCTGCTCGTCGGCCAGCAGGTGGAAGCGCCGGTTGGTGCGTTCGGCGGGACCTTCACCCGCGAACATCCGGGTGGGGTCTTCGGCCTTGCGCTTGAAGGGAAAGACACCGGCGGTGTAGGGAAACTCGCCGGCCACGTTCTCGCTCAGGCGCCAGAAGAGGCGGTCGCCCAGTCCCCGAAAGCGCGGCATGGACACCTTGGGCACCTTGTTGTCTGAAAGCGTGGTGTGGAAGTTCTCGACCCTCACCTCGCGTCCCCGCACGTGGTAGACGAACTCCTCGCGCCGGTAGCGCTCGCTCCAGTCGTCCCATTCCTCGAGCAGGCTGCGGCAACCTTCATCGAGGCGCTGCAACTGGCGGTTGAAGGCCTCCATCAGGTCGGACTGGGCCGCTGTGGCGTCTTCGATGTCCTGGGACGTGTAAGGCTGCAAGCGGGGCTTTTCGGGTCCTCCCAGCAAGGCCACCGAATGGGCCAGGGCCTGCAGGTCGGCCGCCACTTCGGATTGCCGGCGGGCCCACTGCCGGTAGTCGCGGCAGCTTTTCGAAATCTCGCTCAGGTAGCGCTCGCGCTCGGCCGGGATGACGTGCTGGGAGGTGTCCGTTTGGCGTCTTTCATCGGCTTCGTAACGGCTTTCCCAGCCCAAATCGAAACGCTCGTTGAGGGCCTTGACCAGGTGGGCGTAGAGTGCGTTGACGCCCTCATCGTTGAAGTGGGCGGCGCTGGTTCCGAAAACCGGCAGCGCAGCGGGATCGACGTCAAAGAGCCGACGATTGCGCTGCACCTGCTTGCGCACCTCGCGCAAAGCGTCGGCGCTTCCCCGGCGGGTGAACTTGTTGATGACCACGAAATCGGCGTAGTCCAGCATCTCGATCTTTTCCAACTGGGTGGGAGCGCCGAATTCGGCCGTCATCACGTAGAGGGAAAGGTCGCTGATCTGGGCAATGGCGCTGTCGCCTTGGCCGATGCCCGCCGTTTCCAGCAGCACCAGGTCGAATCCCGCCTGCGAGACTTCCTCAAGCACCGGCTGAATGGCTTGGGACAGCTCGCCGCGGGCGCCCCGGGTGGCCAGCGAACGCATATAGACACGCGGGTTCTTGAGGCTGTTGAAACGGATGCGGTCGCCCAGCAGCGCTCCGCCGGTACGCCTGCGGGTGGGATCGACCGACAGCACGGCGACTCGCTTGTCTTTAAAGTCGCTGAGGAAACGGCGTACCAGTTCGTCGGTGAGACTGCTCTTGCCGGCGCCGCCTGTTCCGGTCAGCCCGATCACGGGGGCCTTGCCTTCAGCCTGGGCCTCCTGCCTGGAAGCGGCCGGCTCCAACTCGACCGCCGTGATGCGGCGTGCCAGCGGCTGGTAGAAGCCGTTGTTCTCGGGTTTGAAGTCGCGGGTATCGAAATCGCATCCCTTCAGCACCTCGTTGATCATGCCTTGCAGCCCCAACCGGCGTCCGTCCTCGGGCGAGAAGATGCGTTGGATGCCGGCTTCCTGCAGTCGGCGGATCTCAGAGGGCACGATGACGCCCCCGCCCCCGCCGTAAATGCGCACGTGCTGAGCGCCCTTTTCATCCAGCATGCGGCGAAGGTACTTGAAGTACTCCATATGACCGCCCTGGTAGCTGGTGATGGCCACTCCCTGGGCGTCTTCCTGGATGGCGGCGTTGACGATCTCCTCGACGCTGCGGTTGTGCCCCAGGTGGATGACCTCGGCTCCGCTGGCCTGCATGAGGCGGCGCATCACGTTGATGGCGGCGTCATGGCCGTCGAAAAGGGCTGCGGCGGTCACGATGCGCACGGGATTCTCGGGCTGGTAAACGTCGTTCTCGGGCATCGGTTGCTCACTCCTAAGCCTTTCATTTTAGCGTCTTTGCCCGCTTTGCGGCAATGCGGCCCGCACCTCCTGGCCGAGTTCGCAATCGCTGCCGTCAATGTTACTATCTGCTTGAACGCCCTTATTTTCGCGATCTTCAATCGAATGCCGGCGGGGCGCCGACCGTAGGCAATGGGCGAGTCCGGGTTGCAGGCCCGGAGGGCGAGGATCAAGAGGGATGGAACACCGCAGCAGCCTCAGTTATGAAATGGTCCGGCTGGCGCTGGACTCCATTTGGGCCCACAAGTTGAGAGCTTTTCTGACCTTGTTGGGAGTGATCATAGGGGTCAGCTCGGTGGTGGTGGTGGGCGCGGGCATCGAAGGGGCCGAACAATATGTGGTCGACTCCGTATCAGGCGCCTTAGGCGGGAATACCTTCACCCTCAACCGCATCGCGCCCAACCTCAGCCAGGAGGAGGTGCGCCGCGCCCAGCGCCGCAATCCCCGCCTTACGCTGGACGACTACGAGTTTGTGCGCCGCCGCTGCCCCGCCTGCAGCGAGATGGCCGCCTACCTGACCAGCGTCCAGACGATCACCCGGGGAAACCTGGAACAGCCCGGCGTGACCATCTACGGCACGACATCAAATTCGATCCTGGTCTCCACTTTCGAGGTTGCAGAAGGGCGCTTCCTCAGCCCTGACGACGTGCGGCGCTCGCGTTACGTAACGGTCATCGGGCCCGACATCGTCGAGCAGCTTTTCCCCAACCTCGACCCACTCGGCCAAACCGTCAAGATGACAGGCTACAACCTGAGGGTGGTGGGAGT
This window contains:
- the icmF gene encoding fused isobutyryl-CoA mutase/GTPase IcmF, which gives rise to MPENDVYQPENPVRIVTAAALFDGHDAAINVMRRLMQASGAEVIHLGHNRSVEEIVNAAIQEDAQGVAITSYQGGHMEYFKYLRRMLDEKGAQHVRIYGGGGGVIVPSEIRRLQEAGIQRIFSPEDGRRLGLQGMINEVLKGCDFDTRDFKPENNGFYQPLARRITAVELEPAASRQEAQAEGKAPVIGLTGTGGAGKSSLTDELVRRFLSDFKDKRVAVLSVDPTRRRTGGALLGDRIRFNSLKNPRVYMRSLATRGARGELSQAIQPVLEEVSQAGFDLVLLETAGIGQGDSAIAQISDLSLYVMTAEFGAPTQLEKIEMLDYADFVVINKFTRRGSADALREVRKQVQRNRRLFDVDPAALPVFGTSAAHFNDEGVNALYAHLVKALNERFDLGWESRYEADERRQTDTSQHVIPAERERYLSEISKSCRDYRQWARRQSEVAADLQALAHSVALLGGPEKPRLQPYTSQDIEDATAAQSDLMEAFNRQLQRLDEGCRSLLEEWDDWSERYRREEFVYHVRGREVRVENFHTTLSDNKVPKVSMPRFRGLGDRLFWRLSENVAGEFPYTAGVFPFKRKAEDPTRMFAGEGPAERTNRRFHLLADEQPAKRLSTAFDSITLYGEEPDRRPDIYGKIGESGVSVFTVEEAERLYAGFDLCDPKTSVSMTINGPAPTILAFFMTAAVRQQCRLFLRSQGRLDIGPEECLQPDAERGATWQETRALLSDEEYRQVHEKTLSQVRGTVQADILKEDQGQNTCIFSTEFALRMMGDVQQYFIDHKVRNFYSVSISGYHIAEAGANPIHQLAYTLANGFTYVEYYLSRGMDIDAFAPNLSFFFSNGMDAEYSVIGRVARRVWSVAMKRLYNGNERSQKLKYHIQTSGRSLHAQEIEFNDIRTTLQALLAIYDNAQSLHTNAYDEAITTPTQESVRRAMAIQLIINREFGLTKCENATQGSFIIEELTDLVEEEVLEEFDRLTERGGVLGAMELQYQRGQIQDDSLKYEQLKHSGRLPIVGVNTFLAKEPEESSEEKEVELTRATQEEKEECIRRLREFQERNREQASDALRSLKETALSGGNIFQELMRACQYCSLGQITHALYEV